From Pontibacter actiniarum, a single genomic window includes:
- a CDS encoding HYC_CC_PP family protein yields MKLYRQILLLTLTLLVLVSSTGVAVGMHICGGEVRDVTFFGAKADCPMEQKQQKKLPPCHAAKEQKADNNACCQDHQLQVKELGDAFSHKITTLTQYQQLQLFAVVKAVVLQFYTSQEAEAPRYALYKSPPLARNIPVLVQSFLL; encoded by the coding sequence ATGAAACTGTACCGCCAGATCCTATTGCTAACCCTCACGCTGCTGGTGCTCGTCTCCTCGACGGGTGTGGCTGTGGGCATGCATATCTGTGGCGGTGAGGTGCGTGACGTTACCTTCTTTGGGGCTAAGGCAGATTGCCCGATGGAGCAAAAACAGCAGAAAAAGCTGCCGCCTTGCCATGCTGCCAAAGAGCAGAAAGCCGACAATAACGCCTGCTGCCAGGATCACCAGTTACAGGTGAAGGAGCTGGGCGACGCTTTCAGCCACAAAATAACGACCCTTACCCAATACCAGCAACTGCAGCTCTTTGCTGTGGTTAAGGCTGTTGTACTGCAGTTTTATACTTCCCAGGAGGCTGAGGCGCCACGCTACGCCCTTTACAAGTCTCCGCCGCTGGCCCGCAACATACCGGTGCTGGTGCAGTCTTTCCTTCTATAA
- a CDS encoding DUF3347 domain-containing protein — translation MKKTFFAAAVVAAFAFTACSENSTDNTEVATEQHEGMAHGDMEAGPTATTVVVETPDFTSVAEPFQTQVEELVSEYLDLKEALVASDAEAAKAAASEVLRVAKAMPIANLTTDEKAYAEEKTAEVVSSAQKIASASDVAAQRENLELLSEAVFSMAKAYGAADGTLYYQHCPMALDGEGGYWLSSNEEIRNPYFGEGMMTCGSTEEIFKN, via the coding sequence ATGAAAAAGACATTTTTTGCAGCAGCCGTTGTCGCTGCGTTTGCCTTTACGGCATGTTCTGAAAACAGTACAGACAACACAGAGGTAGCGACGGAACAGCATGAGGGAATGGCCCACGGTGACATGGAGGCAGGCCCCACCGCAACGACTGTTGTCGTGGAAACGCCTGACTTTACATCCGTGGCAGAGCCGTTTCAAACACAGGTGGAGGAGCTTGTAAGCGAGTACCTTGACCTGAAGGAGGCGCTGGTAGCCTCTGACGCAGAAGCGGCCAAGGCGGCGGCAAGCGAAGTGCTGCGGGTGGCCAAAGCCATGCCCATCGCCAACCTGACGACCGACGAAAAAGCCTATGCCGAGGAGAAAACGGCCGAGGTGGTAAGCAGCGCCCAGAAAATTGCCTCCGCCAGTGATGTTGCGGCACAGCGCGAAAACCTGGAGCTTCTCTCCGAGGCGGTGTTCTCCATGGCGAAAGCCTACGGCGCAGCTGATGGCACGCTTTACTACCAGCACTGCCCGATGGCCCTGGACGGCGAGGGCGGCTACTGGCTCAGCTCCAACGAAGAAATTCGCAACCCATACTTTGGCGAAGGCATGATGACCTGCGGCAGCACCGAAGAAATCTTTAAGAACTAA
- a CDS encoding MBL fold metallo-hydrolase: protein MQLYITSLNSGSNGNCYYVGNHREAILVDAGISCRETEKRMKRLGLSLARVKAIFISHEHSDHIRGIAVLAKKYNLPVYITLATLQNARLDLGDVQVIPFSADEPVQVGGLTVTAFVKRHDAADPHSFVVGYKGINVGVFTDIGAPCDNLIHHFQQCHAAFLEANYDEDLLERGRYPYYLKNRIRGGRGHLSNRQALALFAGYKPAFMSHLLLAHLSKDNNCPNLVRELFTAHADGTEITVASRFEETPVFRITGSFSRQAATTVGQGQISLDFGEVALH, encoded by the coding sequence ATGCAGCTCTACATCACATCTCTTAACTCAGGAAGTAACGGCAACTGCTACTACGTTGGCAACCACCGCGAGGCAATCTTGGTTGATGCCGGTATCTCGTGCCGGGAAACTGAGAAGCGCATGAAGCGGCTGGGCCTGTCGCTTGCCAGGGTGAAGGCCATCTTTATCTCGCATGAGCACTCAGACCACATCCGCGGCATTGCGGTACTGGCCAAAAAGTACAACTTACCCGTGTACATAACCCTAGCCACGCTCCAGAACGCCCGCCTCGACCTGGGGGATGTGCAGGTGATCCCGTTCAGTGCCGATGAACCGGTGCAAGTTGGCGGGCTAACGGTGACGGCATTTGTCAAACGGCACGATGCGGCAGACCCACACAGCTTTGTGGTGGGCTATAAAGGTATTAACGTCGGGGTGTTTACAGATATTGGCGCTCCCTGTGATAACCTGATCCACCACTTTCAGCAGTGCCACGCCGCTTTTCTGGAGGCCAACTACGATGAGGACCTGCTGGAGAGGGGGCGGTACCCGTATTATCTGAAGAACCGCATCCGCGGCGGCAGGGGGCACTTGTCTAACCGGCAGGCTTTGGCGCTGTTCGCCGGGTACAAGCCAGCTTTTATGAGCCACTTGCTTCTCGCGCACCTGTCCAAAGACAATAACTGCCCCAACCTGGTTCGGGAGCTGTTTACGGCGCATGCCGATGGCACGGAGATCACCGTGGCCTCCCGCTTTGAGGAGACGCCCGTTTTCCGCATCACCGGCAGCTTTTCGAGGCAGGCAGCCACCACAGTAGGCCAGGGGCAGATCAGCCTCGACTTTGGGGAGGTAGCTTTACACTAG
- a CDS encoding efflux RND transporter permease subunit, whose product MIEKLISFSLRNRVFVLLISAVLFGWGLYSVQTNKVDAIPDLSENQVIVFTEWMGRSPQIIEDQVTYPLVTNLQGLPEVKYVRGSSMFGMSFIYIIFEDDTDVYWARSRVLERLNSVGNALPEGVTPTLGPDGTGVGHVLWYTFDAPGMDLGEQRAVQDWYVKFALQNVEGVSEVASFGGFQKQYQVTVDPNKLTYYNLTVPQVIQAVRANNNEAGGRKFERSDIGYIIKTTGYLKSAEEIENIAITTNNTIPVRVQDVATVQMTGESRLGIFDLNGEGEAVGGIVVMRYGENAEEVISNVKEKMAEVSKGLPEGMEFNIVYDRSGLINESIASVKNTLIEEMIVASVVVFLFLFHWRSALVIIIQLPLSVAIGFILLNAFDISSNIMSLTGIALSIGVIVDDAIVMVENSYRHLAEASKRNSE is encoded by the coding sequence ATGATCGAGAAGTTAATATCCTTTTCGCTTCGCAACCGTGTATTCGTGCTGCTGATTTCGGCTGTACTCTTTGGCTGGGGCCTCTATTCGGTGCAAACAAATAAAGTAGACGCTATCCCCGACCTGTCGGAGAACCAGGTGATCGTATTCACTGAGTGGATGGGCCGCAGCCCGCAGATTATTGAGGACCAGGTAACCTACCCGCTGGTCACCAACCTGCAGGGCCTGCCCGAGGTGAAGTATGTGCGCGGCTCCTCCATGTTCGGCATGAGCTTTATCTACATCATTTTTGAAGACGACACCGATGTGTACTGGGCCCGCTCCCGCGTGCTGGAGCGCCTGAACTCGGTTGGCAACGCACTGCCGGAGGGCGTTACCCCTACCCTTGGCCCCGATGGCACCGGCGTAGGGCACGTGCTCTGGTATACCTTTGATGCCCCGGGCATGGACCTGGGTGAGCAGCGCGCCGTGCAGGACTGGTATGTGAAGTTTGCGCTGCAAAACGTGGAGGGCGTGAGCGAGGTGGCCTCTTTCGGCGGTTTCCAGAAGCAGTACCAGGTAACGGTGGACCCCAATAAACTTACCTACTATAACCTCACCGTGCCGCAGGTGATCCAGGCCGTGCGGGCCAATAACAACGAGGCCGGTGGCCGCAAGTTCGAGCGCTCCGACATTGGCTACATCATCAAAACCACGGGCTATCTGAAATCGGCAGAGGAAATAGAGAACATCGCCATCACCACCAACAACACCATTCCGGTGCGGGTACAAGACGTGGCCACGGTGCAGATGACCGGCGAAAGCCGCCTCGGTATCTTCGACCTGAATGGCGAAGGCGAGGCAGTGGGTGGCATTGTGGTGATGCGCTACGGCGAGAACGCTGAAGAGGTAATCTCCAACGTGAAGGAGAAAATGGCCGAGGTAAGCAAAGGCTTGCCGGAAGGCATGGAGTTCAACATCGTCTACGACCGCAGCGGCCTCATCAACGAAAGTATCGCTTCTGTAAAAAACACGCTGATCGAGGAAATGATCGTGGCCTCTGTGGTCGTGTTCCTCTTCCTCTTCCACTGGCGCAGCGCCCTGGTGATCATCATCCAGCTGCCGCTCTCCGTCGCTATCGGCTTCATCCTACTCAACGCCTTCGACATCTCCTCCAACATCATGTCGCTCACCGGTATCGCCCTGTCCATCGGCGTAATCGTGGACGATGCCATTGTGATGGTGGAGAACTCTTACCGGCACCTGGCGGAGGCGAGTAAGAGAAATTCTGAATGA
- a CDS encoding efflux RND transporter periplasmic adaptor subunit — translation MKRYLNILFLLLLVAFGACQSDQHSEAAAETTYTCPMHPQVVQSEPGICPICHMDLVPVAQNGADKGELMLSESQIALGNIKTKRVKLGDVSSNTILTGKLVLDETQTDVISSRAQGRVEKLYIKETGQTVQKGQPLYELYSEELLTLQREYLLALKQNQELGEENPRFASFLEAARKKLLLYGLTESQIRSLARTGSLDARVTFVAPTAGVITDVAAAEGQYVAEGAVLYRVGKLGKIWVEAELYPQEVANVQAGDEVLVSVQGFAEEAVPASVTFISPEYRQGSQVAVLRAELPNKNEQYLPGMQANVSLPGKNGSDLVLPNDAVIQDASGSHVWVQTGKNTFRARMVTIGEESADNVAILSGIQENDKVVTSGAYLLYSEFVLKKGADPMAGHNH, via the coding sequence ATGAAACGATACCTGAACATACTCTTCCTGCTGCTGCTCGTGGCCTTCGGCGCCTGCCAGAGCGACCAGCATAGCGAGGCAGCGGCGGAGACGACCTATACTTGCCCCATGCACCCGCAGGTGGTGCAGAGCGAGCCGGGCATCTGCCCTATTTGCCACATGGACCTGGTGCCTGTGGCGCAGAATGGAGCCGATAAGGGGGAGCTGATGCTGAGCGAAAGCCAGATCGCCCTGGGCAACATCAAAACCAAACGCGTGAAGCTTGGAGATGTTAGCAGCAACACCATCCTTACCGGCAAACTGGTGCTCGACGAAACCCAGACAGACGTAATCAGCAGCCGGGCGCAGGGCCGCGTAGAAAAACTGTACATTAAGGAGACGGGCCAAACAGTGCAAAAAGGGCAACCGCTGTACGAGCTGTATTCCGAAGAGCTCCTGACCTTACAGCGCGAGTACCTGCTGGCCCTGAAACAAAACCAGGAGCTGGGCGAGGAGAACCCGCGCTTCGCTTCGTTTCTGGAGGCAGCCAGGAAAAAACTACTGCTTTATGGCCTTACAGAAAGCCAGATCAGAAGCCTTGCCAGAACCGGAAGCCTAGATGCGCGTGTTACTTTTGTAGCCCCTACCGCAGGTGTAATAACCGATGTGGCCGCCGCCGAAGGCCAGTACGTAGCCGAAGGGGCAGTGCTGTACCGGGTGGGGAAGCTGGGTAAGATCTGGGTGGAGGCCGAGCTGTACCCGCAGGAAGTAGCCAACGTGCAGGCCGGCGACGAGGTGCTGGTGTCGGTGCAGGGCTTTGCCGAGGAGGCGGTTCCGGCCAGCGTCACCTTCATCAGCCCGGAGTACAGGCAGGGCAGCCAGGTAGCCGTACTTCGCGCCGAGCTGCCGAACAAAAACGAGCAGTACCTGCCCGGAATGCAGGCAAACGTCAGCTTGCCGGGTAAAAACGGCTCCGACCTGGTGCTGCCAAACGACGCCGTGATTCAGGATGCCAGCGGTAGCCATGTGTGGGTGCAGACGGGTAAAAACACTTTTCGGGCGCGTATGGTTACTATCGGCGAAGAAAGCGCGGACAACGTAGCCATCCTCTCCGGCATCCAGGAAAACGATAAAGTGGTTACCTCGGGCGCTTACCTGCTCTACAGTGAGTTTGTGTTGAAGAAGGGCGCAGACCCGATGGCCGGGCATAATCATTAA
- a CDS encoding four helix bundle protein has protein sequence MSELDRTPKDQFVEQFRQRTKKLALDVIRFSQGLPKSEEVTVMKRQILRSATSVGANYRAACRARSSAELYSKISIVIEEADETLFWLELLEESGATSKSTTAPLVKETTEILSVLAKARKNTTR, from the coding sequence ATGAGTGAATTGGATAGAACACCGAAAGACCAATTTGTAGAGCAGTTCCGACAGCGAACCAAAAAACTCGCGCTCGATGTGATTCGCTTCAGCCAGGGTTTACCTAAATCGGAAGAGGTTACTGTAATGAAGCGTCAAATCTTACGATCAGCCACATCTGTCGGAGCAAATTACAGAGCCGCCTGCAGAGCGAGGTCTTCAGCAGAACTTTACTCGAAGATAAGTATAGTGATTGAAGAGGCCGATGAGACTTTGTTCTGGCTGGAGCTTCTGGAAGAGTCAGGTGCTACAAGTAAGTCAACTACAGCACCATTAGTGAAAGAGACAACCGAAATATTGTCGGTGCTGGCAAAGGCCAGAAAAAACACCACCCGGTAA
- a CDS encoding efflux RND transporter permease subunit — protein sequence MNLDKETRLSIIEKASKQVGPSVFWSTIIVITSFLPVFLLTGQEGKLFSPLAWTKTFILIVDAVVAITLTPVLISFFLKGKFRDESKNPVNRGLERVYGPVLKWCLKWRKTTIGINVLALLVSIPMLMSLGTEFMPPLNEGSILFMPVTLPDVSNAEAKRILQVQDKIIKSVPEVDQVLGKAGRASTATDNSPISMIETIIMLKPHSEWREGITKEDIIQELDSKLQIPGVVNGWTQPIINRINMLATGIRTDVGVKVYGQNLDSIYAVSEKVKSALETVPGVKDLYVEPITGGKYLEIDINREALGRYGLTIDDVNMTIESALGGASIGNTIEGRERFSINVRLAQEYRNSVERIKRIPLQTAAAGTIPLSAVASINFTDGPPMINSENAQLRGAVLFNVRERDLGGTVEEAMEKINAEVTGIPEGYYLEWSGQWENQVRASQTLQFIIPLVLVIIFLILYFSFKSLKEALLNLVTIPFALVGGVFIVYFYGVNLSVAVAVGFIALFGLAIETAMVMVVYLNEAMKQLVDEKGNSSDTITKQDIRDYVFMGAAKRLRPKIMTVSVALFGLIPVLWATGVGTDVMLPIVLPMIGGVFTSSIHILLVTPVVFEMTKEYELKKHGKLEIYDVKH from the coding sequence ATGAACTTAGATAAAGAAACAAGACTCTCAATCATAGAAAAGGCCTCCAAGCAGGTTGGCCCCAGCGTGTTCTGGAGTACGATCATCGTGATCACCTCTTTCCTGCCGGTGTTTCTGCTGACGGGTCAGGAGGGCAAGCTGTTCAGCCCGCTGGCCTGGACGAAGACGTTTATACTTATCGTGGATGCGGTGGTGGCGATTACGCTGACGCCGGTGCTCATCTCCTTCTTCCTGAAAGGGAAATTCCGCGATGAAAGCAAAAATCCGGTAAACCGGGGACTGGAGCGGGTATACGGGCCGGTGCTAAAGTGGTGCCTGAAGTGGCGCAAAACCACCATCGGCATTAACGTGCTGGCGTTGCTGGTGTCCATCCCGATGCTCATGAGCCTGGGCACCGAGTTTATGCCGCCGCTGAATGAAGGCTCTATCCTGTTCATGCCCGTAACGCTGCCGGATGTATCGAACGCCGAGGCGAAGCGCATTCTGCAGGTGCAGGACAAGATCATCAAATCGGTGCCGGAGGTAGACCAGGTGCTCGGCAAGGCGGGCCGCGCCAGCACAGCCACCGACAATTCCCCGATAAGTATGATCGAGACCATCATCATGCTGAAGCCGCACTCAGAGTGGCGCGAGGGCATCACCAAAGAGGATATCATCCAGGAGCTGGATTCTAAACTGCAGATTCCGGGCGTGGTGAACGGCTGGACACAGCCCATCATCAACCGCATCAACATGCTCGCCACCGGTATCCGTACCGACGTGGGCGTGAAGGTATACGGCCAGAACCTGGACTCGATCTATGCGGTGTCGGAGAAGGTAAAGTCGGCGCTGGAGACGGTGCCCGGCGTAAAAGACCTGTACGTGGAGCCTATTACCGGCGGCAAATACCTGGAGATCGACATTAACCGCGAAGCCCTTGGCCGCTACGGCCTGACCATTGATGATGTGAACATGACGATAGAGTCTGCTTTGGGCGGGGCAAGTATAGGCAACACCATTGAGGGGCGTGAGCGATTCTCGATTAACGTACGCCTGGCCCAGGAGTACCGCAACAGCGTGGAGCGCATCAAACGGATTCCGCTGCAAACGGCTGCTGCCGGCACCATTCCGCTCTCTGCCGTGGCAAGTATAAACTTTACGGATGGCCCGCCCATGATCAACTCTGAAAACGCGCAGCTGCGTGGGGCCGTGCTGTTTAACGTGCGCGAGCGCGACTTAGGCGGCACCGTGGAAGAAGCCATGGAGAAGATAAATGCCGAGGTAACAGGTATACCGGAAGGGTATTACCTGGAGTGGAGCGGCCAGTGGGAGAACCAGGTGCGGGCAAGCCAGACGCTGCAGTTCATCATTCCGCTGGTGCTGGTCATCATCTTCCTCATTTTATACTTCTCCTTTAAATCGCTGAAGGAGGCGCTGCTGAACCTGGTAACTATACCTTTTGCCCTGGTTGGCGGCGTGTTTATAGTATACTTCTATGGCGTGAATTTATCGGTGGCTGTGGCAGTGGGCTTTATCGCCCTGTTCGGCCTGGCCATAGAAACGGCCATGGTGATGGTAGTATACCTGAACGAGGCCATGAAACAACTGGTGGATGAGAAAGGCAACTCTTCCGACACCATCACCAAGCAGGACATCCGCGACTATGTATTCATGGGAGCCGCCAAACGCCTGCGCCCGAAGATCATGACCGTGTCTGTGGCGCTGTTCGGCCTGATCCCGGTGCTTTGGGCAACCGGTGTGGGCACCGACGTGATGCTGCCGATCGTGCTGCCGATGATTGGCGGGGTGTTTACCTCCTCCATTCACATTCTGCTGGTAACGCCGGTGGTGTTTGAGATGACAAAAGAGTATGAACTGAAGAAACACGGAAAACTGGAGATATACGATGTTAAGCATTAA
- a CDS encoding TolC family protein: MLSIKRYTLQIPPLKGAGGCFASAVTLLLLLLVGLPASAQQQPVALDSVLQAIRSSNPMLQQYDLRAKAQDAYAEGATGWMAPMVGGGVFMLPYPGQSIERDEKEGSYMISAEQAIPNPAKQRAKQAVYDSRAAIEQAKAEVLYNQLRAQAKAAYYNWVVLEKKLDVLQDNERIMAYMLQLARIRYPYSQGKLGSIYKAEARLHEVENMQLMTRNEILQQNVTLNTLMNLPKELAFKIDTLINVPAPVALAADTAYLNQNRSDIQQLDRTIESMRLGVAQERLERKPDFRLRFDHMTPRNNMMPNQFTAMGMVSIPIAPWSSKMYKANTKAMNLEIEAMQRERENILNEAQGMVRNMALELNAKREQVENFRTKILPALKKNYDVTMLAYEQNTAQLPEVIDAWEALNAAQLEYLNNLQALYQLAVNYEREIEK, from the coding sequence ATGTTAAGCATTAAGAGATATACACTTCAAATTCCCCCTCTGAAGGGGGCAGGGGGATGTTTTGCATCTGCTGTCACGCTGCTGCTGTTACTGCTTGTTGGCCTGCCTGCCTCAGCCCAGCAGCAGCCGGTAGCGCTGGACAGCGTCCTGCAAGCCATCCGCAGCAGCAACCCCATGCTGCAGCAGTACGACCTGCGGGCCAAAGCACAGGATGCCTACGCCGAGGGTGCCACCGGCTGGATGGCTCCCATGGTAGGTGGCGGCGTTTTCATGCTGCCCTACCCCGGCCAAAGTATAGAGCGCGACGAGAAAGAGGGCTCTTACATGATTTCGGCAGAGCAGGCCATACCTAACCCGGCCAAGCAACGGGCCAAGCAGGCGGTGTATGACTCGCGTGCAGCCATTGAGCAGGCGAAGGCGGAAGTGCTCTACAACCAGCTACGCGCACAGGCAAAAGCCGCCTACTACAACTGGGTCGTGCTGGAGAAGAAGCTGGATGTGCTGCAGGATAACGAGCGCATTATGGCCTATATGCTCCAGTTGGCCCGCATACGCTACCCTTACAGCCAGGGCAAGCTGGGCAGCATCTACAAAGCGGAAGCGCGCCTGCACGAGGTAGAGAACATGCAACTGATGACTCGCAACGAGATTCTGCAGCAAAACGTGACGCTCAACACCCTGATGAACCTGCCAAAGGAGCTTGCGTTTAAAATAGACACGCTGATAAACGTACCGGCTCCCGTTGCTTTAGCGGCTGATACAGCCTACCTCAACCAGAACCGCAGCGATATTCAGCAGCTCGACCGCACCATCGAAAGTATGCGCCTGGGTGTGGCGCAGGAGCGGCTGGAGCGCAAGCCCGATTTCCGCCTCCGCTTCGACCACATGACGCCCCGCAACAACATGATGCCGAACCAGTTCACGGCCATGGGCATGGTGTCCATTCCGATCGCGCCCTGGTCCAGCAAGATGTACAAGGCCAACACCAAAGCCATGAACCTGGAGATTGAGGCCATGCAGCGCGAGCGCGAAAACATCCTGAACGAGGCGCAGGGCATGGTCCGCAACATGGCGCTGGAACTGAACGCCAAGCGGGAGCAGGTAGAGAACTTCCGCACCAAAATCCTCCCGGCGCTTAAAAAGAACTACGATGTCACGATGCTGGCCTACGAGCAAAACACCGCCCAACTACCGGAAGTGATCGACGCCTGGGAAGCCCTGAACGCAGCCCAGCTGGAGTACCTGAACAACCTGCAGGCCCTGTACCAACTGGCCGTAAATTACGAGCGTGAGATAGAAAAGTAA
- a CDS encoding efflux RND transporter periplasmic adaptor subunit, producing MKRYLNILFLLLLVAFGACQSDPHSEAAAETTYTCPMHPQIVQDEPGTCPICGMDLVPTSAHGVEIEITEDLAFLLQPTNETVVANINTIKPARKAVPATVEMEGLITYDERRIYSIPAQVGGRIEKLFVKYNYQPINKGQKLMEVYSPELVTAQKELLYLVQSAPEDKALLKAAKQRLRLLGATEAQVNRLIRSGEASYTFAIYSPYDGYVVGLNTTAPSATPSATAVTAPGGAGGMGAGNTNPGMAGSGAATPAAGSELQLREGMYVSTGQPLLRVVNPNQLWAEFNVPAGEVTAIAKGAPVQVTFPQLPGEKLEAQVDFLQPFYEAGENFAKVRVYLPGQQQLARIGQLVSATASYTTAPALWVPREAVLDIGTRSVAFKKTNGAFKPVAVTVGTVEGNQVQVVDGLEQTDIIAANAQFMVDSESFVKINE from the coding sequence ATGAAACGATACCTGAACATACTCTTCCTGCTGCTGCTCGTGGCCTTCGGCGCCTGCCAGAGCGATCCGCATAGCGAGGCAGCGGCGGAGACGACCTATACGTGCCCTATGCACCCGCAGATCGTGCAGGATGAGCCGGGCACCTGCCCTATCTGCGGCATGGACCTGGTGCCAACTTCGGCACATGGCGTGGAGATAGAGATCACCGAGGACCTGGCTTTCCTGCTGCAGCCGACAAATGAAACGGTGGTGGCAAACATCAACACCATCAAGCCAGCGCGCAAAGCTGTTCCGGCCACGGTAGAGATGGAGGGCCTGATCACCTACGATGAGCGCCGCATCTACTCCATTCCCGCGCAGGTGGGCGGCCGCATTGAAAAGCTGTTTGTGAAGTATAATTACCAGCCGATCAACAAGGGGCAAAAGCTGATGGAGGTGTATAGCCCGGAGCTGGTAACGGCGCAGAAGGAGCTGCTCTACCTGGTGCAATCGGCCCCGGAGGATAAGGCGCTGCTAAAGGCTGCTAAACAGAGGCTGCGCCTGCTGGGTGCCACTGAGGCACAGGTTAACCGCCTGATCCGTTCCGGCGAGGCCAGCTATACCTTCGCTATCTACAGCCCCTACGATGGCTATGTGGTCGGCCTGAACACCACCGCGCCGTCCGCTACGCCAAGTGCTACCGCTGTTACAGCACCCGGTGGCGCAGGTGGCATGGGAGCCGGCAACACAAATCCGGGCATGGCAGGCTCAGGTGCGGCTACCCCGGCGGCAGGCAGTGAGCTGCAGCTGCGCGAGGGCATGTACGTGAGCACCGGCCAGCCACTGCTGCGCGTGGTAAACCCCAACCAGCTGTGGGCTGAGTTTAACGTACCTGCCGGTGAGGTGACGGCTATTGCCAAAGGTGCCCCGGTGCAGGTAACTTTTCCGCAACTGCCCGGCGAAAAGCTGGAGGCACAGGTAGATTTCCTGCAGCCTTTTTACGAGGCTGGCGAGAACTTTGCCAAAGTACGGGTATACCTGCCGGGGCAACAGCAGCTGGCGCGGATAGGGCAACTGGTTTCAGCTACAGCCAGTTATACTACGGCCCCAGCCCTGTGGGTACCCCGCGAGGCTGTGCTGGACATCGGCACCCGCTCCGTTGCCTTTAAAAAGACAAACGGAGCCTTTAAACCCGTGGCAGTAACCGTCGGCACGGTAGAGGGCAACCAGGTCCAGGTTGTAGACGGTCTGGAGCAAACGGACATAATTGCCGCCAACGCCCAGTTTATGGTGGATAGTGAGAGTTTTGTAAAGATAAATGAGTGA